Proteins encoded together in one Pontiella desulfatans window:
- a CDS encoding carbohydrate-binding protein → MINTFIKTSLVLVLVAFGGVAQAEVWTGAGDGTSYEDPLNWDPSTNAFAGTTRIIDGAFTVTRDVTANPDRTFVQGGATLNIPSGAHSDGKSGNTIRNFIGNGSLGTVNMSGGTYGIGHVLAIAHSSNSDGTFNLTGGDLNVFRGGNSLIGGYGGIFSRGHSVTIGGNNSNTGVTGLMEISGGSLNTRVGMAVGKNGTFSIVGSGASAIRLGGSGDDTGWFALSADGLLKASVDAGGITKIFVEDKDNTSTLIPMAELQAGSLLEVTNTTAYGGTWTLLEVENGGITNNGLAFAPGVDTNVWSFAVDNSGSNGILTITAQGDPIPVVTPELIGHWQFEGGSATNSASSGSAYDGTIMGSPAVVGGVEDGTSALEFDGNAANYVSIPAGVFDTVSNEITIAMWTFGDPDILGDGSTPNSSFGCNIRDMLHSHTPWNNGNLYWDAGNVRHNYNIAEASKYEGQWNHCIFTMNVTSGVKRVYINGVQDSPEWSSTLSPISGITAFNIGRAAHDAIPYHGKIDDFRLYNYEISADEIFAISRPAWHVEAEDYDAHYGLKLEGTADVGGGTNVGWIDNGDWGEYTINVETTGLHKIDFRVASNNGDGSIDIVSGGSSIGSVYVGGSGGWQTWKTVSAYVNFTSTGTQTLRLEFVVPTAGFNVNWFSYEPAGDPIAITVGNTRKQQMRYGIDYERLWFWSGADSVKDRFAEWSVDDCDVDYVRVAVSAKYELNEGTYREDAYFDMDDLEDGQHNNDRIIPMMQDMQAANPDIKFFASPRPLNEAFETIGIAKNDIKWQPYPIWITGAPSYTNSTFSFNEVKCSEYLLRYLILMKAKGLKISYMDLSNEWNYVNAQDVRDISALFDDYLDGTKPVVHPDYPTVTLTADDIPQLVAPSAWNYTQGASWMGGVLFNSYREALDIASCHNTDKGGTAADFADKVNEMYDGQPQPVPEIWNTEVHGWKSTSNADEVLTFAYMLECINAGFSGLNGWLAVGYSDQGHCYIVNKQRSVKYYIFEKLTTTSNRGYALDVNEPDEFKEYWDADPDQADADSAVSALIRGNLMTVWVLNHSDTDYPVAINPTGRTISDEPIKFTRWSQVDGLSSEGETGSVAKYSDTSVFTIVKDNSAYCFEILLEPETVPYVRVEAESYDGSSPVSHSTEACADIGGGLNLSSINDGNWTRYDDIDLDHAESIRLRVAAPAGQADGKIEIRTGTPFGTLIGKVAVPVTGGWQDWCTIETPLDPTNGTHDLYLVYVEADSNEAASSVMFNLNWFELTQTETPSSITESPVSGTQVTLTWNAVPGAIGYTVKRSTTQGGAYAIVDDTITETTYTDTGLTPGVTYYYVIVARYGNGDESDESGEVVAVPSDPIVVEDLNFESPEMNLAGDNVDIELLNSVPGHIYQGQEKKDLTTGDWMDVGAPKPGNGGVIIFDFPVGPTDAECFYRITIERQ, encoded by the coding sequence ATGATAAATACATTTATTAAGACAAGTCTGGTTTTGGTGCTCGTGGCATTCGGAGGCGTTGCGCAGGCGGAGGTGTGGACTGGGGCCGGGGATGGAACGAGCTACGAAGACCCGCTCAACTGGGATCCGTCCACCAATGCGTTCGCAGGCACCACGCGCATCATCGATGGTGCCTTCACCGTGACCCGCGATGTTACGGCCAACCCAGACCGCACCTTTGTGCAGGGCGGGGCAACACTCAATATTCCTTCGGGGGCGCATTCCGATGGCAAGTCGGGCAACACGATCCGGAACTTTATCGGCAACGGCTCCCTAGGTACGGTCAATATGTCGGGCGGCACCTACGGGATCGGCCACGTGCTGGCCATCGCCCACTCCAGCAACAGCGACGGCACCTTCAACCTCACGGGCGGCGACCTGAATGTGTTCCGCGGCGGCAACTCGCTGATTGGCGGGTATGGTGGAATCTTCTCCCGAGGCCATTCGGTCACCATCGGCGGCAACAACAGCAACACCGGCGTGACCGGTCTGATGGAAATTTCGGGTGGTTCGCTCAATACCCGGGTCGGCATGGCGGTGGGCAAGAACGGCACCTTCAGCATCGTGGGTTCCGGTGCGTCCGCCATTCGCCTGGGCGGTTCCGGCGATGATACCGGCTGGTTTGCCTTGAGTGCCGACGGGCTGCTGAAGGCCTCTGTCGATGCCGGGGGCATCACCAAAATCTTCGTCGAAGACAAAGACAACACCTCCACCCTCATTCCAATGGCAGAACTTCAAGCCGGTTCGTTGCTTGAGGTGACCAACACGACCGCATACGGGGGTACCTGGACGTTGCTCGAAGTTGAGAATGGAGGTATCACCAACAATGGCCTGGCCTTCGCGCCGGGCGTGGATACGAATGTCTGGTCGTTCGCGGTCGACAACTCGGGCTCCAACGGGATCCTGACGATTACCGCTCAGGGAGATCCGATCCCGGTGGTAACCCCCGAACTGATCGGTCACTGGCAGTTTGAAGGCGGTTCGGCAACGAATTCGGCTTCCAGTGGCAGTGCATACGACGGAACCATTATGGGCAGCCCCGCCGTGGTCGGCGGCGTTGAGGACGGTACGTCTGCGCTGGAGTTTGACGGCAATGCCGCCAACTACGTCAGCATTCCCGCAGGCGTGTTCGACACGGTCAGTAACGAGATCACTATTGCGATGTGGACCTTCGGCGATCCGGACATCTTGGGCGACGGCTCGACGCCAAACAGTTCGTTCGGCTGCAACATCCGCGACATGCTGCACTCCCATACGCCGTGGAACAACGGAAACCTGTATTGGGATGCCGGCAATGTTCGGCATAACTACAACATTGCGGAGGCATCCAAGTATGAAGGGCAATGGAACCATTGCATCTTCACCATGAACGTCACGAGTGGCGTGAAGCGGGTATACATCAACGGGGTGCAGGACAGTCCCGAATGGAGCAGTACGTTGTCGCCGATCTCCGGGATCACCGCCTTCAACATCGGCCGGGCGGCGCATGATGCAATACCCTACCACGGCAAGATTGACGATTTCCGGCTGTATAACTACGAAATCTCCGCCGATGAAATTTTTGCAATCTCCCGGCCGGCATGGCATGTGGAAGCCGAGGATTATGACGCCCATTACGGGTTGAAGCTCGAAGGCACTGCCGATGTCGGCGGCGGAACGAATGTTGGATGGATCGATAACGGCGACTGGGGGGAGTACACCATCAACGTTGAAACCACCGGGCTGCATAAAATTGATTTTCGCGTGGCCTCCAACAACGGCGACGGCTCCATCGATATCGTAAGCGGCGGCTCAAGCATCGGTTCCGTATATGTTGGCGGCTCCGGTGGCTGGCAGACCTGGAAGACGGTCAGCGCCTATGTGAACTTTACATCCACCGGAACCCAGACCTTGCGTCTGGAATTTGTCGTTCCAACCGCCGGTTTTAATGTGAACTGGTTCTCCTATGAGCCGGCGGGTGATCCGATCGCGATTACCGTAGGCAATACGCGTAAGCAGCAGATGCGCTACGGCATCGACTACGAGCGCCTCTGGTTTTGGTCGGGAGCCGATTCGGTCAAGGACCGGTTCGCGGAATGGTCAGTGGATGATTGCGATGTCGACTATGTCCGCGTGGCGGTCAGCGCCAAATACGAATTGAACGAAGGAACCTACAGGGAAGATGCCTACTTCGATATGGACGACCTTGAAGACGGTCAGCATAATAACGACCGAATTATTCCCATGATGCAGGACATGCAGGCTGCCAATCCGGACATCAAGTTCTTCGCCAGCCCACGCCCGCTTAATGAAGCATTTGAAACCATAGGTATTGCAAAAAATGATATCAAATGGCAGCCCTATCCGATCTGGATAACCGGTGCTCCGAGTTATACCAACAGCACTTTCAGTTTCAACGAAGTTAAATGCTCGGAGTATCTGCTCCGCTATCTGATCCTGATGAAGGCTAAAGGTTTAAAGATCTCCTATATGGATCTGAGCAATGAGTGGAATTATGTCAACGCCCAGGACGTCAGGGATATCAGTGCGCTCTTCGACGATTACCTGGACGGCACCAAGCCGGTTGTCCACCCCGATTATCCGACCGTCACGCTTACGGCTGATGATATTCCGCAACTGGTGGCTCCCTCAGCCTGGAATTACACGCAGGGCGCGTCATGGATGGGTGGCGTTCTCTTCAACAGTTACAGAGAAGCTCTGGACATTGCTTCCTGCCATAACACCGACAAAGGTGGAACCGCAGCGGACTTCGCCGACAAGGTCAACGAAATGTATGACGGCCAACCACAACCTGTTCCTGAAATCTGGAACACAGAGGTTCACGGATGGAAGAGCACCTCAAACGCCGACGAAGTGCTGACCTTTGCCTACATGTTGGAATGCATCAATGCGGGCTTCTCCGGCCTCAATGGCTGGCTGGCTGTCGGCTACAGTGATCAGGGCCACTGCTATATCGTCAACAAACAACGCAGTGTGAAATATTACATTTTCGAGAAGCTGACGACCACCTCCAATCGCGGCTACGCTTTGGATGTCAATGAACCCGATGAGTTTAAGGAATATTGGGATGCTGATCCCGATCAGGCCGATGCGGACTCCGCAGTATCTGCACTGATTCGCGGCAACTTGATGACGGTCTGGGTGCTCAACCACTCCGACACGGACTACCCGGTCGCGATCAACCCAACCGGGCGGACGATCAGCGATGAACCGATCAAGTTCACGCGCTGGAGTCAAGTCGACGGCCTCTCTTCGGAAGGCGAGACGGGAAGTGTCGCTAAGTATTCCGACACTTCAGTATTCACCATCGTCAAAGACAACTCCGCCTATTGCTTCGAGATCCTGCTCGAACCGGAAACGGTACCTTACGTTCGTGTTGAAGCGGAGTCTTATGACGGAAGCAGCCCCGTTAGCCATAGTACTGAAGCCTGTGCCGACATAGGAGGCGGACTCAACCTTTCAAGCATCAACGACGGCAACTGGACCCGCTATGATGATATCGACCTGGATCATGCGGAGTCCATCCGTTTGCGTGTGGCCGCCCCGGCGGGACAGGCGGATGGCAAGATCGAGATTCGTACCGGAACTCCTTTTGGAACCTTGATCGGCAAAGTCGCTGTTCCGGTGACGGGGGGATGGCAAGACTGGTGCACTATTGAAACACCACTCGATCCAACAAACGGCACGCATGATCTCTACCTGGTATACGTGGAGGCCGATTCCAACGAAGCCGCTTCCAGCGTCATGTTCAACCTGAACTGGTTTGAACTCACTCAGACGGAAACCCCATCTTCCATCACCGAGTCTCCGGTTAGCGGCACCCAGGTTACGCTCACCTGGAATGCAGTCCCTGGTGCGATCGGTTACACCGTCAAGCGCTCCACGACCCAGGGCGGGGCCTACGCCATCGTTGATGACACGATCACCGAAACGACCTACACCGACACGGGGCTCACGCCCGGCGTTACCTACTACTATGTCATTGTCGCCCGCTACGGAAACGGAGACGAGAGTGACGAGTCAGGCGAAGTGGTTGCCGTGCCTTCGGATCCGATCGTGGTCGAAGACCTGAACTTTGAATCCCCTGAAATGAACCTGGCGGGAGATAATGTAGACATCGAACTCCTGAATTCCGTGCCGGGGCACATCTACCAAGGGCAAGAGAAAAAAGATCTCACCACGGGCGATTGGATGGATGTCGGCGCGCCGAAGCCGGGCAATGGTGGCGTCATCATATTCGACTTCCCCGTCGGCCCGACCGATGCCGAATGCTTCTATCGTATTACAATCGAAAGGCAGTAA
- a CDS encoding RNA polymerase sigma factor, translated as MGEFDQTRYTLLQRACDLHDEQAWEEFVGHYRRFIFYILNELGVAACDIEDVAQQVLLSLTKDLPGYDRARARFRTWLSTVIRNAAFAHFRKQKNRQARISVFGEEQSLEAMAQPSEIDQRIEQEWAAYVANLAMERVKGVFQGQAIEVFELGLDGLPTADIAEKTGLSTASVYTLRKRVKKRLYLEIRALVAELEPS; from the coding sequence ATGGGTGAATTCGACCAAACGCGCTACACGCTGCTGCAACGCGCCTGCGATCTTCATGACGAGCAGGCGTGGGAGGAGTTTGTCGGCCACTACCGCCGCTTCATTTTCTACATCCTGAACGAGCTGGGCGTGGCGGCGTGCGATATCGAAGACGTTGCCCAGCAGGTGCTGCTTTCGCTTACCAAGGATTTGCCGGGCTACGACCGCGCCCGTGCCCGCTTCCGCACCTGGCTCAGTACGGTCATCCGCAATGCCGCCTTTGCCCATTTCAGGAAACAAAAGAACCGCCAGGCGCGCATCAGTGTTTTTGGCGAGGAACAAAGCCTGGAGGCCATGGCGCAACCCTCGGAGATCGACCAGCGGATCGAGCAGGAATGGGCGGCCTATGTGGCAAACCTCGCCATGGAGCGGGTGAAGGGGGTTTTCCAAGGGCAGGCCATCGAGGTGTTCGAGTTGGGGTTGGATGGGTTGCCCACCGCCGATATCGCCGAAAAGACCGGCCTTAGCACGGCATCGGTCTACACCCTCCGGAAACGAGTGAAGAAGCGCCTCTATCTGGAAATCCGCGCCTTGGTCGCCGAGCTGGAGCCCTCATGA
- a CDS encoding serine/threonine protein kinase, with product MTFKPDHRLIDAYEEATLLDEKGLEGLCPSYTELTEADTRYRDGELLGKGAVKEVYRTFNNHTKRWIAMARLRADRGAEFYDLFVHEAWLTASLSHPNIITVHDAGIDRDGRPFFTMDLKGKSNLADRATGKAAAGRRELLEIFMKVCDAVAYAHSRGVVHLDLKPENIQTDEFGEVLVCDWGLAKMVGETEEGEDEMPAALRPIDNMTLMGQIKGSLGYMSPEQVVPGSVKDHRSDIFALGCILHLILTGKPPFLGTQEEILKATRGAEMVPPRNRYPDRHIPAALEAVVLKATALAPDGRYASVPALRHEISNFLEGYSTLAEQPGFFREARLFITRNRLPAAIVLFSIVALSVVSVLFIQHLERQQRVTAIERERAELFETEAEVATTLYHDELERSEQERIDLARKLATSASDLKKLGIFVRPFETVREARKLVDSAYALNSDSANVQLQRFSLDCICLNFRDALADPVQPQSDLADYLLFAKAFPDFDFTEDHRPSTGQLHGFLERAREINPNRKALMERMVAYDYAARSVVENYAPVVEALLEYVNQRKSAAELDHHPEGSSLVLRSGQNIRLAIWDKWGSNECLLRFLPFRTFKAVVDGRFYPGDLQGLQVETLDLSECKTLVFNHPVDLPLLRKVVIRPGQIEAQTLRDSIHANGRFEIVEP from the coding sequence ATGACGTTTAAACCCGACCATCGGTTGATCGACGCATACGAAGAGGCAACCCTGCTCGATGAAAAGGGGCTGGAAGGACTTTGCCCATCCTACACCGAACTGACCGAAGCCGATACGCGCTACCGCGACGGGGAGCTGCTGGGCAAGGGGGCGGTCAAGGAGGTGTACAGAACCTTCAACAACCACACCAAGCGCTGGATCGCCATGGCGCGCCTGCGCGCCGACCGCGGCGCGGAGTTCTACGACCTGTTTGTACACGAAGCCTGGCTGACCGCCTCCCTGAGCCACCCGAACATCATCACCGTCCACGACGCAGGGATCGATCGCGACGGCCGCCCGTTCTTCACCATGGACCTGAAGGGAAAATCCAACCTGGCCGACCGGGCGACCGGGAAGGCCGCCGCCGGGCGCCGCGAGTTGCTGGAAATCTTCATGAAGGTGTGCGATGCCGTCGCCTATGCCCATTCCCGCGGCGTCGTCCATCTCGACCTCAAGCCGGAAAACATCCAGACCGACGAATTCGGCGAGGTGCTCGTTTGCGACTGGGGCCTGGCCAAGATGGTGGGCGAAACCGAGGAGGGGGAGGACGAGATGCCTGCCGCGCTGCGGCCGATCGACAACATGACGCTGATGGGGCAGATCAAAGGAAGCCTTGGCTACATGTCGCCGGAGCAGGTGGTGCCCGGTTCCGTGAAAGACCACCGCAGCGACATTTTCGCTTTGGGGTGCATCCTTCACCTGATCCTGACGGGGAAGCCGCCCTTTCTCGGGACGCAGGAGGAAATCCTCAAGGCCACGCGGGGCGCGGAAATGGTTCCGCCCCGCAACCGCTATCCCGACCGTCATATTCCAGCCGCGCTCGAGGCGGTGGTGCTCAAGGCCACCGCTCTTGCCCCCGACGGCCGCTATGCTTCGGTGCCGGCGTTGCGGCACGAAATCTCCAACTTCCTTGAGGGCTATTCCACGCTCGCGGAGCAACCCGGATTCTTCCGCGAAGCCCGCCTGTTTATCACCCGCAACCGGCTGCCCGCCGCCATTGTGCTGTTTTCCATCGTCGCGCTTTCGGTGGTGAGCGTACTGTTTATCCAACATCTGGAACGGCAGCAGCGGGTTACCGCCATCGAACGGGAGCGGGCGGAACTGTTTGAAACCGAGGCCGAAGTGGCCACAACGCTTTATCACGATGAACTCGAACGCTCCGAACAGGAGCGGATCGACCTAGCCAGAAAATTGGCAACGTCGGCCAGCGATCTCAAGAAGCTTGGCATATTTGTCCGGCCGTTCGAAACCGTCCGCGAGGCCCGTAAACTGGTTGACTCGGCCTATGCGTTGAACAGCGACAGCGCCAATGTTCAGCTGCAACGCTTTTCGCTGGACTGTATCTGCTTGAATTTCAGGGATGCGCTGGCTGATCCGGTGCAGCCTCAAAGCGATTTGGCCGATTATCTGCTTTTTGCAAAGGCCTTCCCTGATTTTGATTTCACCGAGGACCATCGCCCATCTACCGGGCAACTCCACGGATTTCTTGAACGGGCACGGGAAATCAACCCGAACCGCAAGGCCCTGATGGAGCGGATGGTTGCATATGACTATGCCGCCCGGAGCGTTGTTGAAAATTATGCTCCGGTGGTCGAAGCCTTGCTTGAATATGTGAATCAACGGAAGAGTGCCGCTGAACTCGATCATCATCCTGAGGGCTCTTCATTGGTTTTGAGATCCGGCCAAAACATACGGCTCGCCATTTGGGACAAGTGGGGGTCCAACGAATGCCTGCTGCGCTTTCTGCCCTTCCGCACCTTCAAGGCCGTGGTGGACGGCCGGTTTTATCCCGGCGATCTTCAGGGCCTTCAGGTTGAGACCCTCGATCTGAGCGAATGTAAAACGCTGGTGTTTAATCATCCGGTCGATTTGCCCCTGTTGCGGAAAGTCGTGATCCGCCCCGGACAGATTGAAGCGCAGACCCTGCGCGATTCCATCCATGCAAACGGCCGCTTCGAGATTGTTGAGCCGTAG
- the tnpA gene encoding IS66 family insertion sequence element accessory protein TnpA, with the protein MDTNESNGMGRASYTEEERRELIEEFNGAGLTQAAFCREWNINPKTLARWLRLERQEQEPAFYEVELRPDAAEPDEVRICLPNRIEVMVPVASPKELGAVLREAAGCLD; encoded by the coding sequence ATGGATACGAATGAAAGCAATGGAATGGGGCGAGCCTCTTATACAGAGGAGGAACGCCGGGAGTTGATCGAAGAGTTCAATGGTGCCGGGCTAACTCAGGCGGCATTCTGCCGGGAATGGAATATTAATCCGAAAACGCTGGCTCGTTGGTTGCGCCTTGAACGACAGGAGCAGGAACCTGCTTTTTACGAGGTGGAGTTGCGGCCTGATGCCGCCGAGCCGGATGAGGTGCGGATCTGTCTGCCGAACCGGATTGAGGTGATGGTGCCGGTTGCATCGCCGAAAGAACTCGGTGCTGTTCTGCGGGAGGCGGCCGGATGTTTGGATTAA
- the tnpB gene encoding IS66 family insertion sequence element accessory protein TnpB (TnpB, as the term is used for proteins encoded by IS66 family insertion elements, is considered an accessory protein, since TnpC, encoded by a neighboring gene, is a DDE family transposase.) yields the protein MFGLSNSIRVYLAVEPVDLRKSFNGLHGVVLDRLNEDPCSGALYVFTNRRRNRIKTLYWDGTGMWVAIKRLEKGCFSWPKGVAANEKLDLAPEALALLLDGVDLKQGSFKPWYQR from the coding sequence ATGTTTGGATTAAGCAACTCTATCCGGGTGTACCTGGCGGTGGAGCCGGTGGACCTGCGAAAAAGTTTTAACGGCCTTCATGGCGTTGTGCTGGATCGGTTGAATGAAGATCCGTGTTCAGGGGCGTTGTATGTGTTTACGAATCGTCGTCGGAACCGGATCAAGACGCTGTACTGGGACGGCACCGGTATGTGGGTGGCCATCAAGCGGCTGGAGAAAGGATGCTTTAGCTGGCCGAAGGGCGTTGCCGCGAACGAGAAGCTTGATCTCGCGCCCGAGGCGCTGGCGCTGCTGCTCGATGGAGTCGATCTGAAACAGGGATCGTTTAAGCCGTGGTATCAGCGCTGA
- the tnpC gene encoding IS66 family transposase, whose protein sequence is MEFNRENFDKLLAQNTDQQVEIRLLHEKVRYLMNKIFGRSSEKLTPDQMELAFEELREMQDALDEAEEKLEELDEKKESRRGKRKPLKERIPEDLPTERVVIVPDEVQADPQSYKKIGEETVEELDVTPTQYFRRIIVREKYIKVDDRNVAPLIAPAPKRLIPNSYASAGLIRSIILNKYCDHLPLYRQEMTLKYRHDIEISRKTMGNWMYLVADWLTLIYEALRNEIRQSGYMQIDETFIKYQDTEKDHCPNGYLWAYHSPGAGVLFEWFPSRAAECLDPMLTDYEGYIQTDGYAAYPAWLNRPEHQKEKETIIHAACWAHTRRNFVEVPDNSNARKVVKLIAKLYRTETELRNNPELERAAYRRKHAAPVLDKIKTILDKEQARQLPKSNFGKAITYALDRWEALNLYLEHGTFEIDNNLVENAIRPTALGKKNFLFFGSPNSGQTSAVIYSLVETCRKLGLNPAEYLKDLLDALPTMQQSEAANWTPARWSTARTQTA, encoded by the coding sequence ATGGAATTCAACCGGGAAAATTTTGATAAGCTGCTTGCGCAAAACACCGATCAGCAGGTTGAAATACGCCTTCTGCATGAGAAGGTCCGTTATCTGATGAATAAGATATTCGGGCGCAGCAGTGAAAAACTGACCCCGGACCAGATGGAACTGGCGTTTGAAGAGCTTCGCGAGATGCAGGATGCTCTCGACGAAGCCGAAGAAAAACTCGAAGAGCTCGACGAAAAAAAGGAATCCCGGCGCGGTAAGCGCAAACCGCTTAAAGAGCGTATCCCTGAAGATCTCCCGACCGAGCGCGTCGTTATCGTTCCGGATGAAGTGCAGGCGGATCCGCAGAGCTATAAAAAGATTGGCGAGGAAACCGTTGAGGAACTCGACGTTACGCCGACTCAATACTTCCGCCGCATCATCGTCCGCGAAAAATATATCAAAGTAGATGACCGCAACGTCGCACCGCTCATTGCTCCTGCCCCGAAGCGGCTGATCCCGAACAGCTATGCTTCCGCCGGACTGATCCGGAGCATCATTCTGAACAAATACTGTGACCATCTTCCGCTTTACCGGCAGGAGATGACGCTGAAATACCGCCACGATATTGAAATCAGCCGCAAAACCATGGGCAACTGGATGTATCTGGTCGCCGATTGGCTGACTCTGATTTATGAAGCGCTCCGCAATGAAATCCGGCAAAGCGGATACATGCAGATCGATGAAACATTCATAAAATACCAGGACACGGAAAAGGACCATTGTCCCAATGGATACCTATGGGCCTATCACAGTCCCGGGGCCGGCGTGCTGTTTGAATGGTTCCCGAGCCGGGCCGCCGAATGCCTGGATCCGATGCTCACCGATTATGAAGGATATATTCAGACCGATGGGTATGCCGCCTATCCGGCGTGGCTGAACCGTCCGGAACATCAAAAAGAAAAAGAGACCATCATTCACGCCGCCTGCTGGGCGCATACCCGTCGGAACTTCGTGGAAGTGCCTGACAACTCGAACGCCCGGAAAGTCGTAAAGCTGATCGCCAAACTCTACCGCACTGAAACAGAACTTCGAAACAATCCTGAACTTGAACGCGCGGCCTACCGCCGGAAACATGCGGCTCCGGTTCTGGATAAAATTAAAACGATCCTCGATAAAGAACAGGCGCGCCAGTTGCCAAAGAGCAACTTTGGAAAAGCCATAACCTATGCGCTTGATCGCTGGGAAGCGCTTAATCTTTACCTCGAACACGGAACATTCGAAATCGACAACAACCTGGTCGAGAACGCCATTCGTCCGACCGCGCTGGGCAAAAAGAACTTCCTGTTCTTCGGCAGCCCGAACTCCGGGCAGACCAGTGCCGTCATCTACAGCCTGGTGGAAACCTGCCGTAAACTCGGCCTTAACCCCGCCGAGTATCTCAAAGACCTACTCGACGCCCTGCCGACCATGCAACAGTCCGAAGCTGCGAACTGGACACCTGCCCGCTGGTCCACCGCTCGCACTCAAACGGCATAG
- a CDS encoding transposase codes for MEPSLKAFNKHATVKVYHRNLPHWRQEGATYFATFRLADSIPRPILNQWNHERKAWLAANGVLDSMDKRERAEAYAKIDRKRRRNFERDQTRHLFTELDQCHGRCLFQEPDCRAVLRKSMLHFDGERYWAGDFVIMPNHVHWIVQPMHGHPLETSLQSIKRFSSTRLTKLGLHEGGHLWQSESHDHIIRNREELGMRLFDHLIDNGYAV; via the coding sequence ATGGAACCAAGTTTAAAGGCATTCAACAAGCATGCCACGGTGAAGGTCTACCACCGGAACCTGCCCCATTGGCGGCAGGAAGGCGCCACCTACTTTGCAACCTTCCGCTTGGCCGATTCAATTCCACGCCCGATACTCAACCAATGGAACCATGAGCGGAAAGCATGGCTCGCGGCGAATGGTGTACTCGACTCGATGGACAAACGGGAGCGAGCCGAAGCCTATGCCAAAATCGACAGGAAGCGACGTCGTAATTTTGAGCGCGACCAAACTCGGCACCTCTTCACGGAACTCGACCAATGCCATGGCCGCTGCCTTTTTCAAGAACCGGATTGCCGTGCAGTACTGCGGAAAAGCATGCTGCATTTCGACGGCGAGCGGTATTGGGCGGGCGACTTCGTAATCATGCCTAACCATGTGCATTGGATTGTGCAGCCCATGCATGGCCATCCGCTCGAAACAAGCCTCCAGTCTATCAAGCGCTTTTCTTCAACCAGGCTGACCAAACTCGGCCTGCACGAAGGCGGACACCTGTGGCAGAGCGAAAGCCACGACCATATTATCCGCAACCGGGAAGAGTTGGGTATGCGTCTTTTCGATCACCTCATTGACAACGGCTATGCCGTTTGA